One genomic segment of Arthrobacter sp. JZ12 includes these proteins:
- the prcA gene encoding proteasome subunit alpha produces MTQQFYVSPEQLMKDRADFARKGIARGRSVVVLSCREGIALVAENPSPSLHKLGEIYDRIAFAAVGKYNEFESLRQAGVRYADVRGYSYDREDVTARGLASVYAQSLGAVFTAESKPFEVELAVAEVGAVVQQDHIYRLTFDGSIADETGFIVMGGQADAVVEALRGRWSPELDFSEAIRAAVDSLRYDGGTSSEPRAELGSKTLEVAVLDRDPHTARGSARAFRRISAGELDSMLNSERATL; encoded by the coding sequence ATGACACAGCAGTTTTATGTGTCTCCGGAACAGCTGATGAAGGACCGCGCCGATTTCGCGCGGAAGGGCATTGCACGCGGGCGATCCGTCGTCGTTCTCAGCTGCCGGGAGGGCATTGCCCTGGTGGCAGAGAATCCCTCTCCATCCCTTCATAAGCTCGGTGAGATCTACGACCGCATCGCTTTCGCGGCTGTCGGCAAGTACAACGAGTTTGAGAGCCTCCGTCAGGCCGGTGTTCGCTACGCCGACGTGCGCGGGTACTCCTACGACCGCGAGGATGTCACTGCGCGGGGGCTGGCGAGCGTCTATGCCCAGAGCCTGGGTGCGGTTTTCACTGCCGAAAGCAAGCCGTTCGAGGTTGAGCTCGCCGTCGCCGAGGTGGGCGCCGTTGTGCAACAGGACCACATCTACAGGCTCACCTTCGACGGTTCGATCGCGGATGAAACCGGATTCATCGTTATGGGCGGTCAGGCAGACGCGGTTGTCGAGGCCCTACGGGGCCGGTGGAGCCCGGAACTGGACTTTAGCGAGGCAATTCGTGCCGCGGTCGATTCTCTCCGGTATGACGGCGGCACCTCCTCTGAGCCGCGTGCCGAGCTGGGCTCGAAGACGCTCGAAGTGGCCGTTCTAGACCGCGATCCCCATACTGCCCGCGGGAGCGCCCGCGCCTTCCGGCGAATCTCAGCCGGTGAGCTGGACTCCATGCTGAACAGTGAACGGGCGACACTGTAA
- the pafA gene encoding Pup--protein ligase codes for MDRRIYGIETEFGIAYSGPNSRPLSPEEVARYLFRKVVSWGRSSNVFLTNGSRLYLDVGSHPEYATAECDDVAQLIAHDRAGELILEDLITEAQRKLGQEGYDGRVYLFKNNTDSAGNSYGSHENYLIPRKLEFSRLSDILIPFLVTRQLLVGAGKVLKTQSGSIYAFSQRADHIWEGVSSATTRSRPIINTRDEPHADAEFYRRLHVIAGDSNMAEPTTLLKVASVDLILRMIEAGVIMRDFRLENPIRSIREISHDLTGRQPLKLANGRRVSALDIQREYLARARSFVESEGAHTPHLGRVLELWERTLRAIETDNHSLVEREIDWAVKKKLIERYMSKHDLDLDSARVAQIDLTYHDISRSRGLFFMLQGRGEVERVVDDVDIKAAVDVPPQTTRARLRGDFVRRAKEANRDFTVDWVHLKLNDRAQQTILCKDPFASEDERVSALLEHL; via the coding sequence ATGGACCGGCGGATCTACGGAATTGAGACGGAGTTCGGAATTGCGTATTCCGGACCGAATTCCCGTCCGCTCTCCCCGGAGGAGGTAGCCCGCTACCTTTTCCGGAAGGTGGTGAGCTGGGGCAGGTCATCGAATGTTTTCCTGACCAACGGCTCACGACTGTATCTCGACGTCGGATCCCATCCCGAGTACGCCACGGCTGAGTGCGACGACGTTGCCCAACTGATCGCACACGACCGGGCCGGCGAGCTCATCCTCGAGGACCTCATCACCGAAGCCCAGCGGAAGCTGGGTCAGGAGGGTTACGACGGCCGGGTCTACCTGTTCAAGAACAATACGGACTCGGCGGGCAATTCCTACGGCTCGCACGAGAATTACCTGATTCCGCGCAAACTTGAGTTCTCACGTCTCTCGGACATCCTGATCCCGTTCCTGGTTACGCGCCAACTGCTGGTTGGTGCCGGGAAGGTGCTGAAGACGCAGTCAGGGTCCATCTACGCGTTTTCGCAACGGGCCGACCACATCTGGGAGGGCGTCTCCTCGGCGACGACCAGGTCCCGGCCCATCATCAATACCCGCGATGAGCCGCACGCCGATGCCGAGTTCTACCGCCGGCTGCACGTGATTGCCGGCGACTCGAACATGGCTGAGCCCACCACCCTCCTCAAAGTCGCATCCGTGGACCTGATCCTGCGCATGATCGAGGCCGGAGTCATCATGCGCGACTTCCGTCTTGAGAACCCGATCCGCAGCATCCGCGAGATCTCCCATGACCTCACCGGTCGCCAGCCGCTGAAGCTCGCCAACGGCAGGCGCGTTTCAGCCCTGGACATCCAGCGCGAGTATCTGGCCCGCGCCCGCAGCTTTGTTGAGTCGGAGGGCGCCCATACGCCGCACCTGGGCCGGGTTCTCGAGCTTTGGGAACGTACTTTGCGCGCAATCGAGACTGACAATCACTCACTGGTGGAACGTGAGATCGACTGGGCGGTCAAGAAGAAGCTGATTGAGCGATACATGTCCAAGCATGATCTTGACCTCGATTCGGCGCGCGTCGCACAGATCGACCTCACCTACCATGACATTTCGCGCTCGCGCGGCCTGTTCTTCATGCTGCAGGGGCGGGGAGAGGTCGAACGCGTGGTGGACGACGTCGATATCAAGGCAGCAGTTGACGTACCTCCGCAGACCACCAGGGCGCGGCTGCGCGGAGACTTCGTGCGCCGGGCGAAGGAGGCCAACCGGGACTTCACGGTTGACTGGGTGCACCTGAAGCTGAATGATCGGGCGCAGCAAACAATTCTGTGCAAGGATCCGTTTGCCTCCGAGGACGAGCGCGTGAGCGCCCTCCTGGAACACCTCTGA
- a CDS encoding FKBP-type peptidyl-prolyl cis-trans isomerase yields the protein MRKVLAFLLPLLLFVTACGGASTPADFGNDGGRTAGAAESLESVEVEDAGPDTAPEVTFDTPLDITEQGARSVTEGDGAVVEAGQNVDLHVVSLNTEDGSSIQDSYQSGAPQMLAMDEQLKEIYPPLYEVLVGAKVGSQIAFAIPADAAQPQSQDVLLVLQVISAENPPKKLSSEEVAGLEEAGQLPTVTVDGEGVPSIEFPENEAPADLVVKVIEEGSGEEVTEADTIAANYTGWSWQGDKFDSSFDRGEPSEFPLSGVIPGWTQGLSGLKVGSKVLLVIPSVMAYGDAPAGGQPGGPLAFYVEIVEKVPAQ from the coding sequence GTGCGAAAAGTATTAGCATTCCTGCTGCCCCTTTTGCTGTTCGTGACAGCGTGCGGCGGCGCCAGCACTCCCGCTGATTTCGGCAACGACGGCGGCAGGACCGCCGGAGCCGCCGAAAGCCTCGAATCTGTCGAGGTTGAAGACGCCGGACCCGATACCGCTCCGGAGGTCACCTTTGACACTCCGCTCGACATCACCGAACAGGGCGCGCGCTCCGTTACGGAAGGTGATGGAGCAGTCGTGGAAGCCGGCCAGAACGTTGACCTGCACGTAGTTTCCCTGAACACCGAGGACGGCTCGTCGATCCAGGACTCATACCAGTCGGGCGCACCGCAGATGCTGGCCATGGACGAGCAGCTCAAGGAAATCTACCCGCCGCTTTACGAGGTGCTGGTGGGCGCGAAGGTCGGCTCGCAGATCGCGTTCGCAATTCCCGCCGACGCGGCGCAGCCCCAGAGCCAGGACGTGCTCCTCGTCCTGCAGGTCATCAGCGCCGAGAACCCGCCGAAGAAGCTCTCTTCGGAGGAAGTTGCGGGGCTGGAGGAAGCAGGACAGCTGCCGACCGTCACCGTGGACGGAGAAGGGGTTCCGTCGATTGAGTTCCCCGAGAATGAGGCTCCCGCTGACCTGGTGGTAAAGGTCATTGAAGAGGGCTCCGGTGAGGAAGTCACCGAGGCAGACACCATTGCTGCCAACTACACCGGATGGAGCTGGCAGGGCGACAAGTTCGACTCCAGCTTTGACCGGGGAGAGCCTTCGGAGTTCCCGCTCAGTGGCGTGATTCCCGGATGGACGCAGGGACTCTCTGGGCTGAAGGTCGGCTCCAAGGTCCTGCTGGTCATCCCGTCCGTCATGGCCTATGGTGACGCACCGGCAGGAGGCCAGCCCGGAGGGCCGCTGGCGTTCTATGTCGAGATCGTTGAAAAAGTACCCGCACAGTAA
- a CDS encoding FKBP-type peptidyl-prolyl cis-trans isomerase codes for MSFGQRDYDRTKPEVDFPGDDLPQDLVIKDLIEGTGREAQPGDTVSAHYVGVAFSTGEEFDSSWNRGTPLDFRIGVGQVIQGWDQGIPGMKVGGRRRLEIPPHLAYGDRGAGSAIAPGESLIFVVDLMGVR; via the coding sequence ATGTCATTTGGACAGCGTGATTACGACCGCACAAAGCCGGAAGTGGATTTCCCCGGCGACGATCTTCCTCAGGATCTCGTGATCAAGGACCTCATCGAGGGTACGGGCAGGGAAGCCCAGCCTGGCGACACCGTCTCCGCGCACTACGTCGGTGTGGCTTTCTCCACGGGTGAGGAATTCGACTCCTCCTGGAACCGGGGTACGCCGCTCGACTTCCGAATCGGAGTGGGACAGGTCATTCAGGGCTGGGACCAGGGAATCCCCGGCATGAAGGTCGGTGGCCGTCGCCGCCTGGAGATTCCGCCGCATCTGGCATACGGAGACCGGGGCGCCGGTTCTGCAATCGCGCCCGGCGAGTCCCTGATCTTCGTGGTGGACCTGATGGGCGTCCGCTAG
- a CDS encoding helix-turn-helix transcriptional regulator has product MSAKRTERLLTLVMLLLSSRRGWTKEELFREIELYAEAPTPAAREKLFDRDKATLREQGIPVESFSEDPLFEQDNTSIRYRINAEDYRLPGMSFTAAESAALTVAAGMWAEAALGSSAARALRKLEGLGVGAGTGPTSPIDVRIHTNEPFWDALWEATAKRRTVRFGYRAASTGDERQRTVQPWGLGTRFGHWYLVGYDVDRRAERWFRLSRMTSAPLTVEGTYSVPADFLMSASLASLPAVHGSSRATVEVRKGTCQLLRTRPGAVVGVRSDEWDVVDYGFTDEATAAAEIASLGANAVVISPPSLAFEVVRRLEGAVAGLEAAPPSFTLPEKPEPQTAGATGRRESSSAENRLLRLLDLVPYLLNHPGVEVAAAARDFGISPAQLIKDVELLFVSGPRFYPDGLIDIQLEEGRIQLSDPQALGEPIRFGLDEVCALLVGLDTLANLPGLPDDSAVRSAREKLRAAAGSTSRLNDSLAAVLTEDELTPVLSTLRTAIEQRRQVHLRYVVPARDEMTERFVEPLRAFLHEDAWYLDAWCHRAGGRRNFRLDRIRAIELTDAPAVMDESSLNPAPDVFDRSVASESVILVLASSARWIAQSYTAERSAVTDDGRLAAEIKVTTTSWIPGLIAGQGGECTVAAPSLLREKALTFARAALENYAPVRGT; this is encoded by the coding sequence GTGTCAGCGAAACGAACCGAGCGTCTGCTCACTCTGGTGATGCTGCTCCTGTCCAGCCGGAGGGGCTGGACCAAGGAGGAGCTGTTTCGCGAGATCGAACTGTACGCGGAGGCACCCACTCCCGCGGCGAGGGAGAAGCTGTTCGACCGGGACAAGGCGACCCTCCGGGAACAGGGGATTCCCGTGGAGTCCTTCAGCGAGGATCCGTTGTTCGAACAGGACAATACATCCATCCGCTACCGGATCAACGCCGAGGATTACCGCCTGCCGGGCATGAGCTTCACGGCGGCGGAGTCAGCCGCACTTACGGTTGCCGCAGGCATGTGGGCCGAAGCCGCACTCGGATCCTCTGCCGCCCGGGCCCTCCGGAAGCTTGAGGGCCTCGGAGTGGGCGCTGGGACAGGCCCCACAAGTCCGATCGACGTGCGCATTCACACCAATGAACCGTTCTGGGATGCGCTGTGGGAGGCAACGGCGAAACGGCGGACGGTTCGATTCGGCTACCGGGCGGCAAGTACCGGGGATGAACGGCAGCGCACGGTTCAGCCTTGGGGCCTCGGGACCCGTTTCGGCCACTGGTACCTCGTAGGTTACGACGTCGACCGCCGCGCCGAGCGTTGGTTCCGGCTCAGCCGCATGACTTCAGCTCCGCTGACGGTCGAGGGCACCTACAGCGTGCCTGCCGATTTCTTGATGTCGGCTTCCCTTGCCTCCTTGCCCGCTGTACATGGAAGCAGCCGCGCAACTGTGGAGGTGCGCAAGGGAACCTGTCAGCTGCTGCGAACCCGTCCCGGGGCAGTCGTAGGGGTGCGCAGCGATGAGTGGGACGTCGTGGACTATGGGTTCACCGACGAGGCCACCGCCGCCGCCGAGATTGCCTCGCTCGGCGCCAACGCCGTCGTTATATCGCCCCCGTCGCTTGCGTTTGAGGTTGTACGCAGGCTGGAAGGTGCCGTTGCGGGGCTGGAGGCCGCGCCGCCGTCGTTCACTCTGCCTGAAAAGCCGGAGCCGCAGACGGCTGGAGCCACGGGCCGAAGAGAAAGCAGCTCCGCTGAAAACCGGTTGCTGCGGCTGCTCGACCTGGTGCCGTACCTGCTCAACCATCCCGGGGTAGAGGTGGCCGCCGCCGCGCGGGACTTCGGTATCTCGCCTGCGCAGCTCATCAAGGACGTGGAGCTCCTGTTCGTAAGCGGTCCGCGATTCTATCCGGACGGGTTGATCGACATTCAGTTGGAGGAGGGACGCATCCAGCTCAGTGATCCACAGGCATTGGGGGAGCCCATCCGATTCGGGCTCGATGAGGTGTGCGCGCTACTGGTTGGATTGGATACCCTGGCCAACCTGCCGGGGCTGCCCGACGATTCCGCGGTCCGGTCTGCCCGCGAGAAACTTCGCGCTGCGGCCGGCAGCACCTCCAGGCTGAACGACTCGTTGGCCGCCGTGCTTACCGAAGATGAGCTGACTCCGGTCCTGTCCACGCTACGGACAGCTATCGAGCAGCGTAGGCAGGTGCACCTTCGGTACGTCGTTCCCGCGCGCGACGAGATGACTGAGCGTTTCGTTGAGCCGCTGCGTGCCTTCCTCCACGAAGACGCCTGGTACCTCGACGCCTGGTGCCATCGGGCAGGCGGACGAAGGAATTTCCGCCTGGATCGGATCCGGGCAATCGAACTCACGGATGCGCCGGCAGTCATGGATGAAAGCTCTCTCAACCCGGCTCCGGACGTATTCGACCGCTCCGTTGCTTCCGAGTCCGTCATCCTGGTCCTGGCCTCAAGCGCTCGATGGATTGCGCAGTCCTACACGGCCGAGCGCTCCGCTGTTACGGACGACGGGCGCCTGGCTGCCGAGATCAAGGTCACAACAACGTCGTGGATTCCCGGTCTCATTGCGGGACAGGGCGGCGAATGCACGGTTGCCGCGCCTTCCCTTCTGAGGGAAAAGGCCCTCACTTTTGCGCGGGCGGCGCTTGAGAATTACGCACCGGTTCGCGGCACCTAG
- the tatA gene encoding Sec-independent protein translocase subunit TatA: MQIQGWHILIIIVIAILLFGAPKLPGLARSVGQSLRIFKSEVRQMKEENGPNDADASSPVEGRVVDSPRQDTHRNTGSTRSSEPGSTSSTT, encoded by the coding sequence ATGCAGATTCAGGGTTGGCACATTCTCATCATCATCGTCATTGCGATCCTGCTGTTTGGTGCGCCCAAGCTTCCGGGTCTCGCACGCAGCGTGGGGCAGTCGCTGCGCATCTTCAAGTCGGAAGTCCGGCAGATGAAGGAAGAGAACGGCCCTAACGACGCCGACGCTTCCTCACCGGTAGAAGGCCGCGTCGTCGATTCCCCGCGCCAGGACACCCACCGGAACACCGGTTCCACCCGCTCCTCGGAGCCGGGTAGCACGTCTTCCACCACCTGA
- the tatC gene encoding twin-arginine translocase subunit TatC, whose translation MPRVKGRKANPEGRMALKEHLIEARNRLFKSAIAVVVGTVIGFFIYNPVLTALSEPVRQINQVDGRNAALNFDGVGSPFDLMIQISVFLGLVIASPVWLYQLWAFITPGLKTKERRVALAFIAVAVPLFLAGLYLAWLILPSAVRVLTDFTPEGFANFITVPVYITFMLRLMLAFGIAFLLPVVLFGLNMVGIIKGKQVLKAWRITVFLICLFAAMAAPGGDAMSMFYLAVPLLLLFFVAIGLCMLNDKRREKRNAERDAYIEANADTASKIDDL comes from the coding sequence ATGCCGCGGGTGAAAGGGCGCAAGGCAAACCCTGAAGGGCGGATGGCGCTCAAGGAACATCTCATTGAGGCGCGCAACCGGCTGTTCAAGTCCGCAATCGCGGTTGTCGTTGGTACCGTAATCGGGTTCTTCATCTACAACCCGGTGCTTACGGCACTGTCGGAACCAGTCCGCCAGATCAATCAGGTGGACGGACGGAACGCTGCGCTGAATTTCGACGGCGTCGGATCACCCTTTGACCTGATGATCCAGATCTCGGTCTTCCTCGGTTTGGTGATCGCCAGTCCGGTCTGGCTGTATCAACTCTGGGCGTTCATAACTCCCGGCCTGAAGACGAAGGAGCGCAGGGTTGCCCTCGCTTTCATCGCTGTAGCCGTGCCGTTGTTCCTGGCCGGTCTGTATCTGGCTTGGCTCATCCTGCCCAGCGCCGTGCGGGTGCTGACTGACTTCACACCGGAAGGCTTCGCCAACTTCATCACCGTTCCGGTGTACATCACCTTCATGCTGCGGCTGATGCTTGCGTTCGGTATTGCGTTTCTGCTGCCAGTTGTGCTGTTCGGCCTCAACATGGTGGGCATCATCAAGGGCAAGCAGGTGCTGAAGGCCTGGCGGATCACCGTCTTCCTAATCTGCCTGTTCGCGGCTATGGCTGCGCCGGGCGGAGATGCCATGAGCATGTTTTACCTCGCGGTCCCGCTGCTGCTGCTGTTCTTCGTCGCGATCGGTTTGTGCATGCTCAATGACAAGCGCCGCGAGAAGCGTAACGCCGAACGCGACGCCTACATCGAGGCCAACGCGGACACGGCGTCCAAAATAGACGATCTCTGA
- a CDS encoding DEAD/DEAH box helicase, which yields MTSPAERYQAAQARNRYAKTRLHQFEQTLDFELDEFQRDACTSLEAGRGVLVAAPTGAGKTVVGEFAVFMALTNHLKAFYTTPIKALSNQKYAELAALHGADQVGLLTGDTSINSEAPVVVMTTEVLRNMLYADSDTLAGLGYVVMDEVHYLADRFRGAVWEEVIIHLPTEVKVVSLSATVSNAEEFGAWLHTVRGDTDVVVSEHRPVPLWQHVMVGSDLLDLFAGEVAFDEAAPEGSSGAEEKFAVNPELLDLATSETRLNQRARWGAGAKRGRGAPNRYQRPAPTAIRRASRPQVITALDREGLLPAITFIFSRNGCEAAVGQCLEAGLWLTTEYERGIISDRIEEATLDIPEEDLEVLGYWSWREGLIRGFAAHHAGMLPTFKEVVEKLFEEGLVKAVFATETLALGVNMPARSVVLEKLDKFNGEAHVNITAGEYTQLTGRAGRRGIDVEGHAVVLWQPGTDPGAVAGLASRRTYPLNSSFRPTYNMSINLVSQFGQYRTREILETSFAQFQADRSVVGLARQVRTREESLKGYAEAMTCHLGDFSEYSALRRELSDLEAAASKAGARNRRSAAASSLEALRPGDVVDIPAGRIAGYAVVLTNEAAREPRPTVLTMEKHVRRVSVQDLDGPLEVLSRIRIPKQFDARKPKDRRDLAASLRNSLNERRPPTTHSTPEFRIVGTDRQEKAIADLRRRLRAHPCHGCSDREQHARWAERWWKLRRETDRLAQQIQGRTNTIAKTFDRVSEVLVTYGYLQEHEQQGLAITPAGQKLRRIYGEKDLLIALSLEHGAFNDLDAAELAALASALVYQAKREERGLRPRMPSVSLESAVDVVIRQWSKLTDLEEQHRLSVTSEPDFGLVWPVYKWARGKGLQSALQGTDLAAGDFVRWAKQIIDLVDQLAKVPDLPPGFRKLCINSIDLVRRGVVAYSAVSE from the coding sequence ATGACCTCCCCAGCCGAGCGGTATCAGGCAGCGCAGGCACGCAACCGGTACGCGAAAACCCGGCTCCACCAGTTTGAGCAGACCCTCGACTTCGAGCTGGATGAGTTCCAGCGGGATGCATGCACCTCGCTGGAAGCCGGCAGGGGAGTGCTGGTTGCCGCGCCGACCGGAGCAGGCAAGACAGTAGTCGGGGAGTTCGCCGTGTTCATGGCGCTCACCAATCATTTGAAGGCCTTCTACACCACCCCGATCAAGGCGCTCAGCAACCAGAAATACGCCGAACTCGCGGCGCTGCACGGCGCCGACCAGGTGGGGCTGCTCACCGGTGACACAAGCATCAATTCAGAAGCCCCCGTCGTCGTCATGACAACGGAAGTGCTCCGCAACATGCTGTACGCCGACTCCGACACTCTCGCCGGTCTCGGCTACGTAGTGATGGATGAGGTCCACTATCTCGCGGACCGTTTCCGGGGTGCAGTGTGGGAAGAAGTGATCATCCACCTGCCCACCGAGGTCAAGGTGGTCTCCCTCAGCGCCACGGTATCCAATGCCGAGGAGTTTGGAGCCTGGCTCCACACCGTTCGCGGTGACACCGACGTGGTCGTTTCTGAACACCGACCCGTTCCACTGTGGCAACACGTGATGGTGGGCTCGGACCTGCTGGACCTCTTCGCTGGAGAGGTTGCCTTCGATGAGGCGGCTCCGGAGGGCTCCAGCGGAGCGGAGGAAAAGTTTGCGGTGAACCCCGAACTGCTCGACCTGGCAACCAGCGAAACGCGCCTGAACCAGCGGGCCCGATGGGGCGCGGGAGCCAAGCGGGGCCGCGGTGCCCCGAACCGGTACCAGCGGCCGGCGCCAACTGCGATCCGACGTGCCAGCCGTCCCCAGGTGATAACCGCCCTCGACCGGGAGGGCCTGCTGCCCGCGATCACCTTCATCTTCTCCCGCAACGGATGCGAGGCCGCGGTGGGGCAATGCCTGGAGGCCGGCCTCTGGCTAACCACGGAGTACGAGCGGGGCATCATCAGCGACCGAATCGAGGAAGCCACTCTCGATATCCCGGAGGAAGACCTCGAAGTCCTCGGATACTGGTCCTGGCGGGAGGGCCTTATCCGCGGCTTCGCAGCGCATCATGCCGGCATGCTTCCCACCTTCAAAGAGGTGGTGGAGAAGTTGTTCGAAGAGGGCCTGGTCAAGGCCGTTTTCGCTACTGAGACCCTGGCACTCGGCGTCAATATGCCGGCGCGGTCCGTCGTGCTGGAAAAGCTGGACAAGTTCAACGGTGAAGCACACGTGAACATCACCGCGGGGGAGTACACGCAGCTCACCGGACGCGCGGGGCGACGTGGAATCGACGTCGAAGGCCACGCGGTGGTTCTGTGGCAGCCGGGAACCGATCCCGGCGCTGTGGCGGGACTTGCATCACGCCGCACCTACCCCCTCAATTCCAGCTTCCGGCCGACCTATAACATGAGCATCAATCTCGTGTCCCAGTTCGGTCAGTACCGGACGCGTGAGATCCTCGAGACCTCGTTCGCGCAATTCCAGGCGGACCGCTCCGTTGTCGGCCTCGCTCGCCAAGTGCGTACGCGGGAAGAATCGCTCAAGGGTTACGCCGAGGCGATGACCTGCCACCTCGGGGACTTTTCGGAATACTCGGCGTTGCGGCGTGAGTTGTCGGATCTGGAGGCAGCTGCGTCCAAGGCGGGCGCGCGGAATCGCCGCAGCGCGGCAGCCTCCTCCCTGGAGGCACTCCGCCCAGGGGACGTCGTCGATATCCCTGCCGGCCGGATCGCGGGATACGCGGTAGTTCTAACCAATGAGGCGGCGCGGGAGCCCAGGCCCACAGTGCTCACCATGGAAAAGCACGTGCGCCGGGTATCAGTTCAGGACCTCGACGGTCCCCTTGAGGTACTTTCGCGGATCAGGATTCCGAAGCAGTTCGACGCCCGAAAGCCGAAGGACCGTCGGGACCTTGCTGCCTCGCTCCGAAACTCCTTGAACGAGAGGCGTCCCCCTACAACGCACTCCACCCCCGAGTTCCGCATAGTCGGCACCGACCGCCAGGAGAAGGCTATAGCCGACCTTCGCCGGCGGTTGCGAGCACATCCCTGCCATGGCTGCAGCGATCGCGAGCAGCACGCCCGGTGGGCCGAGCGCTGGTGGAAGCTGCGCAGGGAGACGGACCGCCTCGCGCAGCAGATCCAGGGACGCACCAACACGATCGCCAAGACGTTCGACCGGGTATCGGAAGTACTTGTGACCTACGGCTACCTGCAGGAACATGAGCAGCAGGGCCTCGCCATCACACCTGCCGGGCAGAAGCTCCGCCGCATCTACGGGGAGAAGGATCTCCTGATCGCCCTGTCGCTGGAGCATGGCGCCTTCAACGACCTCGACGCCGCAGAACTGGCTGCCCTGGCTTCGGCACTGGTGTACCAAGCTAAGCGGGAGGAGCGGGGCCTGCGCCCGCGCATGCCGAGCGTGTCGCTGGAGTCCGCCGTCGACGTCGTAATCCGGCAGTGGTCCAAGCTCACCGACCTTGAGGAACAGCACCGCCTGTCCGTCACGAGCGAACCGGACTTCGGGCTCGTCTGGCCGGTCTATAAGTGGGCGCGGGGGAAGGGCCTCCAGAGCGCGCTGCAGGGAACCGACCTCGCGGCCGGCGACTTCGTCCGCTGGGCGAAGCAGATCATCGACCTGGTGGATCAGCTCGCCAAGGTACCTGACCTGCCGCCCGGTTTCCGCAAGCTGTGCATCAACTCCATCGACCTGGTACGCCGCGGCGTCGTTGCATACTCCGCCGTCTCCGAATAA